In Desulfonatronospira thiodismutans ASO3-1, a single window of DNA contains:
- a CDS encoding STAS domain-containing protein, which yields MEINSKKVDQVLVISVSGRLDTTTAQEFESSCLELVKDESRIVVDLQEVEYVSSAGLRGILSVGKTVRSNGGGLVFCCLRGMVKEVFEISGFASIFSIYDTREQALESA from the coding sequence ATGGAAATTAATTCCAAAAAAGTTGATCAGGTTCTGGTTATCAGTGTCAGCGGCAGGCTGGATACTACCACAGCCCAGGAGTTTGAATCCAGCTGTCTGGAGCTTGTCAAGGATGAAAGCAGGATCGTGGTGGATCTGCAGGAAGTGGAGTACGTAAGCAGCGCCGGATTGAGAGGCATCCTGTCGGTGGGCAAGACAGTGCGGTCCAATGGGGGCGGCCTTGTATTCTGCTGTCTCAGGGGGATGGTCAAAGAGGTTTTTGAAATCTCCGGCTTTGCATCCATTTTCAGCATCTATGATACCCGGGAGCAGGCCCTTGAGTCAGCCTGA
- the argC gene encoding N-acetyl-gamma-glutamyl-phosphate reductase — protein MQKKNVAVVGVTGYTGMELIRILNVHPGFEIGAVTSRSEAGRALQELFPAMQGTRSGSIAVTFPDPELVARDCEIVFLAVPHGAAMDMAAAFLDQGSRVVDLSADFRLRDPGEYATWYGLEHGRQERLKEAVYGLPEIYREQIAAANLVANPGCYPSSVILALYPGLKKELFHAEGIIADSKSGTSGAGRVAKTGTLFCEVADSFRAYSLGSHRHTPEMEQELSLASGRDMRLSFSPHLVPMNRGILSTCYVDLRSSIQTEEIRKAYREFYKDSPWVRIMPEGVLPETRWVRGTMFCDLGFVHDQRTGRLIIVSCIDNLCRGASGQAVANANLMSGYDLDLGLDAAPLMP, from the coding sequence ATGCAGAAAAAAAATGTGGCTGTGGTAGGGGTTACCGGGTATACCGGCATGGAGCTTATCCGGATTTTAAACGTCCACCCCGGCTTTGAGATCGGGGCGGTGACTTCGCGTTCCGAGGCGGGCAGGGCATTGCAGGAGCTTTTTCCCGCCATGCAGGGGACAAGGTCAGGCAGTATCGCTGTTACTTTTCCGGATCCGGAACTAGTGGCCAGGGACTGTGAAATTGTATTTCTTGCTGTTCCCCACGGGGCTGCCATGGATATGGCCGCAGCCTTTCTGGATCAAGGCTCCAGGGTGGTGGATCTAAGCGCTGATTTTCGCCTGCGAGACCCCGGGGAGTATGCAACGTGGTATGGCCTGGAGCATGGCCGGCAAGAGAGGCTTAAAGAAGCTGTGTACGGATTGCCCGAGATATACAGGGAACAGATAGCTGCAGCGAACCTGGTGGCCAATCCCGGCTGCTATCCCAGTTCTGTTATCCTGGCCCTGTACCCGGGGCTTAAAAAAGAATTGTTCCATGCAGAGGGCATTATAGCCGACAGCAAGTCCGGCACCAGCGGAGCAGGCCGGGTAGCCAAAACAGGCACACTCTTTTGCGAAGTGGCCGACAGCTTCAGGGCCTACAGCCTGGGCAGCCACAGGCATACCCCTGAAATGGAGCAGGAGCTTTCCCTGGCCTCGGGCCGGGACATGCGTCTTTCCTTCAGTCCGCACCTGGTGCCCATGAACAGGGGAATTCTCAGCACATGTTATGTTGATCTGAGAAGCAGCATTCAAACCGAGGAGATACGCAAGGCGTACAGAGAATTCTACAAAGACAGTCCCTGGGTGCGCATAATGCCCGAGGGAGTGCTGCCCGAGACCAGGTGGGTGCGCGGGACCATGTTCTGCGACCTGGGTTTTGTCCATGACCAGCGTACAGGAAGGCTGATCATAGTCTCCTGTATCGACAACCTGTGCCGCGGGGCATCGGGACAGGCAGTGGCCAATGCCAACCTCATGAGCGGATATGACCTGGACCTGGGCCTTGATGCCGCTCCATTGATGCCTTAG
- a CDS encoding NAD-dependent epimerase/dehydratase family protein: MSKETVRDKTDPGISPAPDRDKQNCWEVMQCGRGPDQGLDQEHICPAAREKRLDGVHGGRNAGRSCWVVAGTCCGGNVQGVFAQTITKCRHCMFYQQVVSEEKESFLDMVSLFQKLIEAGKKLGRIKRRGLIVGGSGLIGGTLMHYFKSQHGDAYEILAPNSKRLSLREPEDIKSYLETYRPDFIVNCAIPPLDGGPQLAYEVNYLGSINLARAAMALRVPFIHFSSAALQPMGENVAEDEYLPLSTSMPFYPRSKLMAEMTLKHLHETRGLDCTVIRLGVVYGKHDHKIQGFQRLLFSIATQSMMFLLTRPGVRHSYTHTEKIAPFVHHVLQNREEFTGQTYHFVDPEPVELSRLMLAVKNALGVKKPRAVHVPYSMASLGGYSLKLFLRMLRPLGYDGRLPQEVMFMDKFYQSQILSVDKLKKSSFGVPDPEVTVYSELPGIVRYYVARWQHYNLIPTVDRDLLQTAPGTKTFQSAPQDLLEGLHSGRYEYLADFEPLRDQDFN; this comes from the coding sequence ATGAGCAAGGAAACAGTCAGAGACAAGACAGATCCCGGCATATCCCCTGCTCCTGACAGGGATAAGCAGAACTGCTGGGAAGTCATGCAGTGCGGAAGAGGCCCGGATCAGGGGCTGGATCAGGAGCATATCTGTCCGGCGGCCAGAGAAAAGCGCCTGGACGGTGTGCATGGAGGCCGAAACGCCGGAAGGTCCTGCTGGGTGGTGGCAGGCACCTGCTGCGGGGGCAACGTGCAGGGAGTCTTTGCCCAGACCATCACCAAGTGCCGGCACTGCATGTTTTACCAGCAGGTTGTAAGTGAGGAAAAAGAGTCTTTCCTGGATATGGTAAGCCTTTTTCAAAAACTAATAGAAGCGGGCAAAAAGCTGGGCAGGATTAAGCGGCGGGGCCTGATAGTGGGCGGTTCGGGCCTTATAGGCGGGACTTTGATGCACTACTTCAAGTCACAGCACGGTGACGCCTACGAGATCCTGGCCCCCAACAGCAAGCGCCTGAGCCTTAGGGAACCTGAAGATATAAAGTCATACCTGGAAACATACCGGCCGGATTTTATAGTCAATTGCGCTATCCCTCCTCTGGATGGAGGTCCGCAACTGGCATACGAAGTAAATTACCTGGGCAGCATCAATCTGGCCAGGGCGGCCATGGCCCTGAGGGTTCCCTTTATCCACTTCAGTTCAGCCGCTTTGCAGCCCATGGGGGAAAATGTCGCAGAGGACGAGTACCTGCCCCTGTCCACTTCCATGCCTTTTTATCCCCGTTCCAAGCTTATGGCGGAAATGACCCTCAAACATCTGCACGAAACCAGGGGACTTGACTGCACAGTAATCCGTCTGGGCGTGGTTTACGGCAAGCATGATCACAAGATCCAGGGTTTTCAGCGCCTGCTGTTTTCCATAGCCACCCAGTCCATGATGTTTTTACTGACCAGACCGGGCGTACGTCATTCTTACACGCACACGGAAAAGATTGCTCCCTTTGTTCACCATGTACTGCAGAACCGGGAAGAGTTTACAGGCCAGACCTACCACTTTGTGGACCCGGAGCCGGTGGAATTAAGCCGGCTCATGCTGGCGGTAAAAAACGCCCTGGGTGTCAAAAAGCCCAGGGCAGTGCACGTGCCTTACTCTATGGCCAGCCTGGGCGGCTACAGCCTGAAGCTCTTTCTGCGTATGCTGCGGCCCCTGGGATACGACGGACGTCTGCCCCAGGAGGTCATGTTTATGGACAAGTTTTACCAGAGCCAGATTCTCTCAGTGGACAAACTGAAAAAGTCCAGTTTTGGGGTGCCCGACCCTGAGGTAACAGTATACAGCGAGTTGCCCGGGATAGTCAGGTATTACGTGGCCAGGTGGCAGCATTACAACCTCATACCCACCGTGGACAGGGATCTATTGCAGACGGCCCCGGGCACAAAGACTTTTCAGAGCGCTCCCCAGGATCTGCTGGAAGGCCTGCACAGCGGCAGGTACGAATACCTGGCCGACTTTGAGCCCCTGCGTGATCAGGATTTTAACTGA
- a CDS encoding SDR family oxidoreductase yields MKEKPILVTGASGYIGSRLIPMLLYKGYRVRGMVRSRPRLDCKTWINHPALEVVEADLMDPASLAGALAGCSAAYYLVHSMSPTVQDFAAADREAAANMARMAEQAGLQRIVYLSGLGEDQPSLSKHLRSRAEVGRILKKSSVPTTIFRSAVILGSGSASFELIRFLTERLPVMLTPGWVRTRSQPIAVSNVVEYLAGCLEKPQTMGDTFDIGGPDILSYEDLFRIYAQVTGLNRRVIIKVPFLTPGLLARCAEKITPVPATLSQPLIEGMRNTVVCKDHRIREIIPQNLLTVRQAMVRSMQILCRDRIQASWTGGERPNPPEWYTCGDIYFAAGSKLKSSFRVVLKGGSYDFWPLVESIGGLQGWYGTDALWRIRGVLDRLAGGYGLQHGRSHQERLITGELVDFWRVLEVKPPKVLLLLSEMKHPGEAMLEFYLRDIPGGRLEVVLTVQFLPRGLGGVLYWHISRRVHNLVIRSMLINMVRQSGCTLLEGPDITAG; encoded by the coding sequence ATGAAAGAAAAGCCAATTCTTGTTACCGGCGCATCGGGATATATCGGCAGCAGGCTTATTCCCATGCTGCTGTACAAGGGCTACCGGGTCAGGGGCATGGTCCGCTCCAGGCCCAGGCTTGACTGCAAAACCTGGATAAACCATCCCGCCCTGGAGGTTGTGGAGGCAGACCTCATGGACCCTGCGTCACTGGCAGGAGCTCTTGCGGGGTGCAGCGCTGCTTACTACCTTGTTCACTCCATGAGCCCCACCGTACAGGACTTTGCAGCCGCAGACCGGGAGGCGGCTGCCAATATGGCCCGCATGGCCGAACAGGCAGGTCTGCAAAGAATTGTTTACCTCAGCGGACTGGGCGAAGACCAGCCCAGCCTGAGCAAACACCTGCGTTCCCGGGCTGAAGTAGGCAGAATTCTTAAAAAAAGCAGCGTGCCCACAACAATATTTCGTTCTGCTGTGATCCTGGGGTCCGGCAGTGCTTCTTTTGAACTCATCCGCTTTCTCACCGAAAGGCTCCCGGTAATGCTCACTCCCGGATGGGTCCGCACCAGATCCCAGCCCATTGCTGTAAGCAACGTGGTGGAGTACCTGGCCGGATGCCTGGAAAAGCCCCAGACCATGGGCGACACATTTGACATCGGCGGCCCGGACATCCTGAGCTACGAGGACCTGTTCCGGATATATGCCCAGGTAACCGGCCTGAACCGCAGGGTTATCATCAAGGTCCCTTTTCTCACTCCGGGACTTCTGGCCAGATGCGCCGAAAAAATAACTCCTGTACCCGCAACTCTGTCCCAGCCGCTCATTGAAGGCATGCGCAACACGGTTGTCTGCAAGGATCACCGCATACGGGAAATCATCCCCCAGAATCTGCTTACGGTACGCCAGGCTATGGTCAGGTCCATGCAGATTCTCTGCCGGGACCGCATTCAGGCCAGCTGGACCGGTGGAGAGCGCCCCAACCCTCCGGAATGGTACACCTGCGGAGATATTTATTTTGCCGCAGGCTCCAAGCTCAAGTCCTCATTCCGGGTGGTACTGAAAGGCGGATCCTATGATTTCTGGCCACTGGTGGAAAGCATTGGAGGTTTGCAGGGGTGGTACGGCACTGATGCCCTATGGAGAATCCGGGGTGTGCTGGACCGCCTGGCCGGGGGATATGGACTGCAGCATGGCCGTAGCCACCAGGAAAGACTCATCACCGGGGAACTGGTGGATTTCTGGAGAGTCCTGGAGGTAAAGCCCCCCAAAGTGCTGCTTTTACTTTCTGAGATGAAACACCCTGGGGAGGCCATGCTGGAGTTTTATCTGCGCGACATTCCCGGAGGCCGGTTGGAAGTGGTGCTGACCGTGCAGTTTCTGCCCCGTGGGCTCGGGGGTGTCCTGTACTGGCATATATCCCGCAGGGTCCACAACCTGGTCATCAGGTCCATGCTCATAAATATGGTCCGGCAGTCAGGCTGCACCCTGCTTGAAGGCCCTGATATCACAGCCGGATGA
- a CDS encoding SDR family oxidoreductase, whose translation MTDKPILVTGATGYIGGRLIPVLLEKGFRVRAVARSPVKLSCRPWARDPGVENAVADMQDRSSLMRAARGVQCGLFPGTLHESSGSPTGKSGSAGSQKHVLGSRQGRSGQNHLFKRSGR comes from the coding sequence ATGACCGACAAACCCATTCTCGTAACCGGTGCCACTGGCTACATCGGAGGCAGGCTGATTCCTGTCCTGCTGGAAAAGGGCTTTCGCGTACGCGCAGTAGCCAGATCCCCAGTCAAGCTGTCATGCAGGCCCTGGGCCCGTGATCCGGGAGTGGAGAACGCAGTGGCGGATATGCAGGACCGCTCCTCCCTCATGCGGGCAGCCCGGGGGGTGCAGTGCGGCCTTTTTCCTGGTACACTCCATGAAAGCAGCGGTTCCCCAACAGGAAAATCTGGATCTGCAGGCAGCCAGAAGCATGTCCTTGGCAGCCGGCAGGGAAGGTCTGGACAGAATCATCTATTTAAGCGATCTGGGCGATGA
- a CDS encoding SDR family oxidoreductase: protein MKAAVPQQENLDLQAARSMSLAAGREGLDRIIYLSDLGDDHARASRHLQSRARVGRILQAGRTPVTILRSSVILGSGSAAFELIRHLVQRLPVMFAPRWVDTLSQPIAVQNVLEYLAGCLEKPETTGRTFDIGGPDVVTYADLFRIYAREAGLRRRIIIRVPGLTSKFLARFAHFLTPVPASLAETLIESMRDKAVCRDQEINKIIPQELASCSQAMSLALHTVHQDQVQTCWMDAGQLQAPEWIIQEDQNSAGSRILEYTQTVELEGTADRLWPLLEEIGGSRGWYGMDFLWRIRGDLDRLAGGPGLRRGRRDQSRLLVGDALDFWRVLRCEPPHVLVLLSEMNLPGEAVLEFRLVNTEQDRVRLLQIARLKPYGLPGLVYWYLTYPLHGLVFRSMLLNMARRSGRRVLSGPHAVDRDRLISG from the coding sequence ATGAAAGCAGCGGTTCCCCAACAGGAAAATCTGGATCTGCAGGCAGCCAGAAGCATGTCCTTGGCAGCCGGCAGGGAAGGTCTGGACAGAATCATCTATTTAAGCGATCTGGGCGATGACCATGCCCGGGCCTCAAGGCACCTGCAGTCACGGGCCAGAGTCGGTCGCATCCTGCAGGCAGGCAGGACGCCTGTCACCATTTTGCGCTCTTCGGTTATTCTGGGCTCCGGAAGTGCAGCCTTCGAGCTAATCCGACATCTGGTACAGCGCCTGCCCGTAATGTTCGCCCCCCGCTGGGTGGACACCCTCTCCCAGCCCATCGCCGTGCAGAACGTGCTGGAATATCTGGCGGGCTGCTTAGAGAAGCCCGAGACCACAGGCAGGACCTTTGACATTGGAGGTCCGGACGTGGTCACCTATGCTGACCTGTTCAGGATATACGCCAGGGAGGCTGGTTTGAGAAGGCGCATCATCATAAGGGTCCCCGGGCTCACCTCGAAATTTCTGGCCCGCTTTGCGCATTTTCTTACACCTGTTCCGGCCAGTCTCGCGGAAACACTTATCGAAAGCATGCGGGACAAAGCTGTATGCCGGGATCAGGAGATAAATAAAATTATTCCCCAGGAGCTTGCAAGCTGCAGCCAGGCCATGTCCCTGGCTCTGCACACAGTACACCAGGACCAGGTCCAGACCTGCTGGATGGACGCCGGACAGCTGCAGGCCCCGGAATGGATCATTCAGGAAGACCAGAACAGTGCCGGCTCCAGGATACTGGAGTACACCCAGACAGTCGAGCTTGAAGGAACAGCTGACAGGCTCTGGCCTCTCCTGGAGGAAATCGGGGGATCACGGGGCTGGTACGGAATGGATTTTTTGTGGCGTATCCGGGGGGATCTGGACCGTCTTGCGGGCGGGCCGGGACTTCGCCGGGGACGAAGGGATCAGTCCCGGCTGCTTGTGGGAGACGCTCTGGATTTCTGGAGGGTGCTGCGCTGTGAACCGCCCCACGTGCTTGTCCTGCTTTCTGAGATGAACCTCCCGGGAGAGGCCGTGCTGGAGTTCAGGCTCGTAAACACTGAACAGGACAGGGTGCGGCTTTTGCAGATCGCCAGGCTAAAGCCTTACGGCCTGCCGGGCCTGGTTTACTGGTATCTGACCTACCCCCTGCACGGACTGGTTTTCAGGAGCATGCTTTTGAACATGGCCAGACGGTCCGGCCGCAGGGTGCTTTCAGGACCGCATGCTGTGGACAGGGACAGGCTTATTTCCGGTTGA
- a CDS encoding arylesterase: MITILALGDSLTAGYGLGPGKSFADLLQEALVQEGWQVKVINGGVSGDTTLDGLRRSSGLLRHGPDLVIVELGPNDFFMELPLSEVQQNLDRIVEVCLDSGARVLLAGFESLQGFYPGYAQGFHTVYREISAARQVSFVPDFLPGIPDNPELTLPDGVHPNEEGTRRIVEHILPYVREELSRIKDAD, from the coding sequence ATGATTACTATTCTGGCGCTGGGAGACAGTCTTACAGCAGGTTACGGGCTGGGCCCGGGAAAGTCTTTTGCCGACCTTCTGCAAGAGGCCCTTGTCCAGGAGGGCTGGCAGGTGAAGGTGATAAACGGCGGGGTATCCGGGGATACCACCCTGGACGGTTTAAGGCGGTCAAGCGGCCTTTTAAGGCATGGCCCGGACTTAGTTATAGTGGAGCTTGGCCCCAATGATTTTTTCATGGAACTGCCCTTAAGCGAGGTGCAGCAAAATCTGGACAGGATCGTGGAGGTTTGCCTGGATTCTGGAGCCAGGGTGCTTCTGGCAGGGTTCGAGTCCCTGCAGGGCTTTTATCCCGGGTATGCCCAGGGGTTTCACACTGTATACCGTGAGATTTCTGCAGCCAGACAGGTCTCTTTTGTTCCCGACTTTCTTCCGGGTATCCCCGATAATCCAGAGCTGACCCTGCCCGACGGCGTGCATCCCAATGAAGAGGGAACCCGCAGGATAGTGGAGCATATCCTGCCCTACGTAAGAGAGGAACTTTCCCGCATAAAGGATGCGGATTAG
- a CDS encoding ATP-grasp domain-containing protein: protein MILSYHPCFYGDRFRLYAGRELDEKDTALMRRASAVILPPGRLPGLYREAVSCCANVFPDYSSRYRYPGKPGDIRLFREHGLPHPGTDLFEHTRDCLPGYLESITYPVIIKHSAGGEGSLVYRVDNPAEAAKVLGVFNGMEKSGIQSFLVQKALDAGNRTLRVVVIHEHLYSYWRVQPQAGKVQHNLAQGGFVDFYSDPELQEKGRSLVQKLCAASGINLAGIDVLFDHAGPGEPVPMLLEINFFFGLQGLGGLERYHKLLKEGVRDWILQRGLRLPPKDFPGPHV, encoded by the coding sequence ATGATCCTTTCCTATCATCCCTGTTTTTACGGGGACAGGTTCCGGCTTTATGCAGGACGCGAACTGGATGAGAAAGACACAGCTCTCATGCGCAGGGCGTCGGCGGTGATCCTGCCTCCGGGGAGGTTGCCCGGACTATACCGGGAGGCAGTATCCTGCTGCGCAAATGTCTTTCCTGATTACAGCAGCCGCTACCGGTATCCGGGCAAGCCAGGAGATATCCGGCTTTTCAGGGAACACGGCCTGCCCCATCCAGGCACTGATCTTTTTGAACACACCCGGGACTGCCTGCCCGGCTACCTGGAGTCAATAACCTATCCGGTCATTATCAAACATTCAGCAGGGGGGGAGGGCAGTCTGGTCTACCGCGTGGACAACCCGGCTGAGGCCGCAAAGGTTCTAGGTGTCTTTAATGGCATGGAGAAAAGCGGCATCCAGAGCTTTCTGGTCCAGAAAGCCCTGGATGCCGGGAACAGGACCCTGAGGGTGGTGGTCATTCATGAGCACCTGTACAGTTACTGGCGGGTGCAGCCACAGGCGGGCAAAGTCCAGCACAACCTGGCCCAGGGCGGGTTTGTGGATTTTTATTCAGACCCGGAACTGCAAGAAAAGGGGCGATCTCTGGTGCAAAAGCTTTGTGCGGCCAGCGGCATCAACCTTGCCGGCATAGACGTCCTCTTTGATCATGCCGGGCCGGGAGAGCCTGTGCCTATGCTGCTGGAAATCAACTTTTTTTTCGGCCTGCAGGGGCTGGGAGGCCTGGAGAGGTATCATAAACTCCTTAAAGAGGGGGTCAGGGACTGGATTCTCCAGCGCGGCCTACGCCTGCCTCCCAAAGATTTCCCCGGTCCACATGTATAA
- a CDS encoding malate synthase G — MEYVRWAGLQVAEPLAELVENVITPGTGISSLQFWKALQEIVQDLGPRNQALLDRRRELQDSIDQWHLQRRDLEHPGQEYKKFLYDIGYLLPEGEDFTISTTGVDPEIASIAGPQLVVPVNNARYAVNACNARWGSLYDALYGTDVIPDMQGAQRGQGYNPVRGEMVVKSAAGFLDRAAPLEEGSYSQAVGFELQDSPRGKALMVRQQDNSTSGLANAEQFAGYAGEDRLESILLKNNGLHIEILIDPDDPVGGRHPAGVKDVVLESAVTTILDCEDSVAAVDPEDKTLVYSNLLGLFKGELETAFYKNDQLIKREMHPDRSYVSPDGQSFCLPGRSLMLVRTVGHLMTTDAVLDGQGGEIFEGILDTMITALAGMHDLQGQGRFGNSRSGSLYIVKPKMHGPEEVQFTCELFARVEDALGLPRNTLKVGVMDEERRTTLNLKECIRVARERIIFINTGFLDRTGDEIHTSMEAGAMVRKGDMKKEPWMLAYEDWNVDTGLACGFRGRAQIGKGMWPKPAEMREMVMDKLSHPMAGANCAWVPSPTAATLHATHYHQVNVDARQAELEGQRRAKLDDLLNVPVIKDKMPSSEEIRQELETNAQSILGYVVRWVEQGIGCSTVPDISDTGLMEDRATLRISSQHMANWLHHGLCTREEVLEVLRKMATVVDRQNAHDLMYRPMSRDFDSSPAFQAACDLVFEGRSQPSGYTEPILHSKRREAKSRFGV, encoded by the coding sequence ATGGAATATGTGAGATGGGCGGGACTGCAGGTGGCTGAGCCTCTGGCGGAACTGGTGGAAAACGTGATTACTCCGGGGACCGGCATCAGTTCCCTGCAGTTCTGGAAGGCCCTGCAGGAGATTGTCCAGGACCTGGGACCGCGCAACCAGGCCCTGCTGGACAGGCGCCGGGAGCTGCAGGACTCCATAGACCAGTGGCACCTGCAAAGGCGCGACCTGGAACATCCCGGCCAGGAGTACAAAAAGTTTCTCTACGATATAGGATATCTTCTGCCTGAAGGGGAAGACTTCACCATTTCCACCACCGGGGTGGACCCTGAGATTGCATCCATTGCCGGACCGCAGCTTGTGGTGCCGGTCAATAACGCCCGCTACGCCGTCAATGCCTGCAACGCCCGCTGGGGAAGCCTGTACGATGCCCTGTACGGCACTGACGTCATTCCGGATATGCAGGGGGCACAAAGAGGGCAGGGCTACAACCCGGTGCGAGGGGAAATGGTAGTCAAATCCGCTGCCGGGTTCCTGGACCGGGCAGCACCCCTGGAGGAAGGATCCTACAGTCAGGCCGTGGGTTTTGAGCTGCAGGATTCCCCCCGGGGAAAAGCCCTCATGGTCCGCCAGCAGGACAACAGCACTTCCGGGCTTGCCAATGCGGAGCAGTTTGCCGGTTATGCCGGAGAGGACAGGCTTGAGTCCATTCTTCTGAAAAATAACGGCCTGCATATAGAGATACTTATAGACCCGGACGATCCTGTGGGAGGAAGGCACCCGGCCGGGGTGAAGGATGTGGTTCTGGAGTCTGCAGTGACCACTATCCTGGACTGCGAGGATTCAGTGGCTGCAGTGGATCCCGAGGACAAGACCCTGGTTTACAGCAATCTTCTGGGGCTTTTTAAGGGCGAGCTGGAAACGGCCTTTTATAAAAACGACCAGTTGATCAAACGCGAAATGCATCCCGACAGAAGCTACGTTTCACCTGACGGGCAGAGCTTCTGCCTGCCGGGCAGAAGCCTTATGCTGGTGCGCACAGTAGGGCATCTCATGACCACTGATGCGGTCCTGGACGGCCAGGGGGGCGAAATTTTCGAGGGCATCCTGGACACCATGATTACCGCTCTGGCCGGAATGCACGACCTGCAGGGCCAGGGGCGCTTTGGCAACAGCCGCAGCGGCAGCCTGTACATAGTCAAGCCCAAGATGCACGGCCCGGAAGAGGTGCAGTTTACCTGCGAGCTCTTTGCCAGGGTGGAGGATGCCCTGGGCCTGCCCCGAAATACCCTGAAGGTGGGGGTAATGGACGAGGAGCGCCGGACCACCCTGAATCTCAAGGAATGTATCCGGGTTGCCAGAGAAAGGATTATTTTTATCAATACCGGTTTTCTGGACCGCACCGGTGACGAGATCCATACCAGCATGGAGGCCGGGGCCATGGTGCGCAAGGGGGACATGAAAAAAGAACCCTGGATGCTGGCTTATGAGGACTGGAACGTGGATACAGGCCTGGCCTGCGGGTTTCGGGGCCGGGCTCAGATAGGCAAGGGCATGTGGCCCAAACCGGCGGAGATGCGCGAGATGGTTATGGACAAGCTATCCCATCCCATGGCCGGGGCCAATTGTGCCTGGGTGCCTTCTCCCACTGCCGCCACCCTGCACGCCACCCATTATCACCAGGTGAATGTGGATGCCCGTCAGGCTGAGCTTGAAGGCCAGCGCCGGGCAAAACTGGACGACCTGCTGAACGTCCCGGTTATAAAGGACAAAATGCCTTCGTCTGAAGAAATACGCCAGGAACTGGAGACCAACGCCCAGAGCATCCTGGGATACGTGGTGCGCTGGGTGGAGCAGGGCATAGGCTGCTCCACGGTACCGGATATAAGTGACACCGGGCTCATGGAAGACCGGGCCACCTTGCGCATATCCAGTCAGCACATGGCCAACTGGCTGCATCATGGCCTGTGCACCCGGGAGGAGGTACTGGAGGTGCTAAGGAAAATGGCCACAGTAGTGGACCGTCAGAATGCACACGACCTGATGTACAGGCCCATGAGCAGGGATTTTGACTCCAGTCCGGCCTTTCAGGCCGCCTGCGATCTGGTGTTTGAGGGGCGCAGTCAGCCCAGCGGCTATACAGAACCCATCCTGCACTCCAAAAGAAGAGAGGCCAAGTCCAGATTTGGAGTGTAA
- a CDS encoding MBL fold metallo-hydrolase: MQLTVLADNNTFISRYFLAEPALSLFIQVQGRTILLDCGFSDVFLRNAGTAGLDLLQLDTIAFSHGHLDHTWGMTELVRMYARAALEGRPHNRPQVLAHPRTFESVMDERGVDQGSMLSKDKVEQHFPLKLSTTPVYITPGLVWLGEIPRTTSFESRKALGWKTDDSRPDYVPDDTALAYISPEGLVIVTGCSHSGICNIVHHARQVTGEDRVVDIIGGLHLQSPDEEQLTGTIDFLKTLNLTDLHACHCTDLYSRTSLAADLPLRATGCGMQLNYP; this comes from the coding sequence ATGCAGCTGACAGTTCTGGCAGACAACAACACCTTCATCAGCCGGTACTTTCTGGCTGAACCGGCCCTGTCCCTTTTTATTCAGGTACAGGGCCGAACAATCCTTCTGGACTGCGGCTTCAGCGATGTCTTTTTGCGCAATGCAGGCACAGCCGGACTGGATCTGCTGCAGTTGGACACAATAGCCTTTTCCCACGGACATCTGGACCATACCTGGGGCATGACAGAGCTGGTGCGCATGTATGCCCGGGCGGCTCTGGAAGGCCGACCGCACAATAGGCCACAGGTGCTGGCCCACCCCAGGACCTTTGAAAGCGTAATGGACGAGCGGGGAGTGGACCAGGGCAGTATGCTGTCTAAGGACAAGGTCGAGCAGCATTTTCCCCTGAAACTCTCTACTACCCCGGTTTATATCACCCCGGGCCTGGTCTGGCTGGGTGAAATCCCCCGCACTACCTCCTTTGAATCCCGCAAAGCACTGGGCTGGAAAACCGACGACTCCAGACCGGATTATGTCCCGGATGATACCGCCCTGGCGTACATCTCCCCTGAAGGACTGGTGATAGTCACTGGTTGCTCCCACTCCGGGATATGCAATATCGTGCACCATGCCCGTCAGGTGACCGGAGAGGACCGGGTGGTGGATATAATAGGCGGGCTGCATCTGCAGTCGCCGGATGAGGAGCAGCTGACCGGGACCATTGACTTTCTCAAGACACTTAATCTGACAGACCTGCACGCCTGCCACTGCACTGACCTTTATTCCCGAACCTCCCTGGCTGCGGACCTGCCTCTGAGAGCAACCGGCTGCGGTATGCAGCTCAACTACCCCTGA